A single region of the Geminocystis sp. M7585_C2015_104 genome encodes:
- a CDS encoding DUF4164 domain-containing protein, with product LEKLKAQNEQIVKRLDSHDKRFDEVNKRFDEGNSRLNTLTIGFLSIVGVLVTGLLGIIVKIALFPNAV from the coding sequence ATTTGGAAAAATTAAAGGCACAAAACGAGCAAATCGTCAAGAGGCTAGACAGCCATGACAAACGCTTTGATGAAGTAAATAAACGTTTTGACGAGGGGAATAGCCGACTGAATACCCTTACTATTGGTTTTTTGAGTATTGTAGGAGTATTAGTGACTGGATTGTTGGGTATTATAGTCAAAATTGCACTCTTTCCCAATGCCGTCTAA